From Desulfoplanes formicivorans:
GGCCCAGGCCCGTGCCGTTGCCCACATCCTTGGTGGTATAAAAGGGATCAAAGATGCGGTCCAGATGTTCCGGTGAAACGCCCGAGCCTGTATCGCAGACAGTGATGAGGGCCCGATCGTTCCGGGCTTCGGCCTTGATGGTAATGGTGCCCGTGTCCGGTTCTATGGCCTGAATGGCGTTCATGATCATGTTCAGAAACACCTCGTGCATGCGCTGGCGGTCAAGGAGCAGACGCATGTCCCGGGGGATGTGGTGCACAAGGGAAATGTTTGAGGGGAGTTGACTGGAAATGAGTTTGATGGCCGTTTCCACGGTTTCGTGCAGTCTGGTGGGGGCGATGGAAAATTCCTGATGCCTGGAGAATTCCAGGAGTCCCTTGACAATGTCCCGGGCGCGGTTGGTTTCCTGCTCGATATTGTGGAGCAGTTTGCCTGCAAAGGGATCTGCGTCCTTGGAGTTGGATTCTTCCACAAGGATCTGGCACGATGTGGAGATGTTGTTCAGGGGGTTATTGAGCTGGTGGGCAATGCCCGAGGTCAATGTCCCCAGGGAGGAGAGCTTGCGAGCCTGAACAAGCTGATTCTGTCGGGTTTCCAGTTCCGTGACCATGGAATTGAAGGCCATGATGACCCGCTGGATTTCGTCATGGGTATTGGCAATCTGCAACGGCGTGAATTTTCCCTGCCCAATGGCCCGGGAAGCGTCTTCCACCAGCTTGAGGGGGGCAATGACCTGTTTGGTGACAAAAACAATGAGGACAATGACCAACAGCAGGGCCACAAGGATGGATAAGAGGATGTTGTGCCTGATGGTGGTATTGATGCGCACGATGTCGTTACGTTCAAACCGGGTTATTTCCTTGGACTGGGCCACCAGGTTCTGCCCGCTTTCACGCAGTTGGGCGGCAAAGGCCTCAACCTGATCCTGGGGAATGGTCTGTTCACAGATGGCCTGAAGGAGCGCACCGTATTTTTCCAGCTCGTGCTGCAAACCCGCAATGCGGGTCC
This genomic window contains:
- a CDS encoding sensor histidine kinase, yielding MFKNIRIQLNIRQKIIIGMILFSLCFGGIAALSYANIVKVENKIMLVEKADDFSNVILEIRRLEKNYFLYGNPSCIKESQTYIQKGLKLLNSLSGSLHAQRDIGTRIAGLQHELEKYGALLQAICEQTIPQDQVEAFAAQLRESGQNLVAQSKEITRFERNDIVRINTTIRHNILLSILVALLLVIVLIVFVTKQVIAPLKLVEDASRAIGQGKFTPLQIANTHDEIQRVIMAFNSMVTELETRQNQLVQARKLSSLGTLTSGIAHQLNNPLNNISTSCQILVEESNSKDADPFAGKLLHNIEQETNRARDIVKGLLEFSRHQEFSIAPTRLHETVETAIKLISSQLPSNISLVHHIPRDMRLLLDRQRMHEVFLNMIMNAIQAIEPDTGTITIKAEARNDRALITVCDTGSGVSPEHLDRIFDPFYTTKDVGNGTGLGLSVAYGIIKKHNGTISVTSTPGQGTCFLINLPMAQTDSTGAAKDTAHEQHTHPHR